Proteins encoded together in one Macadamia integrifolia cultivar HAES 741 chromosome 8, SCU_Mint_v3, whole genome shotgun sequence window:
- the LOC122086120 gene encoding vacuolar protein sorting-associated protein 55 homolog: MADLPRYVVHCLYSGKLAFLAILVSAGIVLQILACALYNNWWPMLTVLMYVLLPMPFMFFVGSNSSLFSESENSWENATKFLTGASAVGSIAIPSILKHADIIGWEALVIEFSSLLVFLIAIGFYVQMNTEDDYNMF; encoded by the exons ATGGCAGACTTACCTCGTTATGTGGTTCATTGTTTGTACAGTGGGAAACTTGCATTTTTAGCAATTTTGGTCTCTGCCGGAATTGTGTTGCAAATTTTG GCGTGTGCTTTGTATAATAATTGGTGGCCAATGTTAACAG TGTTAATGTACGTACTTCTTCCCATGCCTTTCATGTTTTTTGTTGGGTCCaattcctctctcttttctgaaAGTGAGAATAG CTGGGAAAATGCTACCAAGTTCTTGACAGGGGCCTCTGCAGTTGGAAGCATTGCAATTCCATCTATATTAAAGCATGCCGATATTATTGGTTGGGAAGCGCTTGTAATAGAGTTTTCATCCCTTCTTGTCTTCCTGATAGCCATAGGCTTTTACGTCCAAATGAACACTGAAGATGATTACAACATGTTCTGA
- the LOC122086908 gene encoding uncharacterized protein LOC122086908: MYALSAKEVEVSPNVVAGILSILGIPTYVLFDSGASHSFVSKRFAKKIDMSPKALESKLIFSTPIGKVAQLNEVYGPHSVEIGGKKLDAQLIKFNMQNFYVILSMDWLSTHWVNVMCAEKQIQVGYPVSLQDVEAKVTPLEELNIVNEFPNVFSDDLTQLPPDRELELTIDLVPGIAPVSKAPYKMAPPELKELPT; the protein is encoded by the exons ATGTATGCACTATCAGCCAAGGAGGTTGAAGTCAGCCCTAATGTGGTAGCAGGTATCCTATCTATCTTGGGTATACCAACTTACGTATTATTTGATTCTGGAGCAtcgcattcatttgtatctaaaagatttgctaaGAAGATTGATATGTCACCCAAGGCTCTAGAGAGCAAGTTGATTTTTAGTACACCTATAGGCAAAGTAGCACAGttaaatgaagtgtatggaccaCATTCAGTTGAAATTGGTGGCAAAAAgctggatgcccagcttatcaaattcaacatgcagaatttttaTGTCATACTGAGCATGGACTGGTTGTCAACTCACTGGGTGAATGTGATGTGCGCTGAGAAACAAATTCAGGTG GGCTACCCAGTTTCATTACAAGATGTGGAAGCGaaggtcacaccattagagGAATTAAATATAGTTAACGAGTTTCCCAATGTCTTTTCTGATGATCTAACCCAGCTACCTCCAGACAGAGAATTAGAGCTTACAATTGATCTGGTTCCTGGAATAGCCCctgtgtctaaagctccatacaaaATGGCACCACCTGAGCTAAAGGAGTTGCCGACATAG
- the LOC122086909 gene encoding DNA (cytosine-5)-methyltransferase DRM2-like — translation MGLMSNNWLVWAILGKVSNRMTDITMVLRCLYWMSSHKGKETAAPSRSRNAPNQKRKSTTSSSWATRAHPRRNAPDYDEHVFQSLEAPVPWSMFSSKPVLMEKSVVIEDFSRVQLLEKFTALGVTGANEEEVALEEDDEEDEEYVPEGDEEEAMEAKDPSYATPPPPGGAFDFQVWVGKNRAAPLDPEEIEMLMGYPKHHTRGGGTSRTERFRSLGNSFQVDTVAFHLSVLKKMFPHGISVLSLFSGIGGAEVALHRLGIPLKNVVSVEISNVNRNILQSWWDQTNQKGNLTHVADVQKLSIDRLEELIKSLGGFDLIIGGSPCSNLTGSNRVSRDGLQGEQSILFYEYFRVLNDVKFLMG, via the exons ATGGGGTTGATGTCAAATAATTGGCTTGTATGGGCAATCCTTGGCAAAGTTTCAAACCGCATGACAGACATAACAATGGTTTTAAGATGCTTGTACTG GATGTCATCTCACAAGGGTAAGGAAACTGCTGCCCCATCACGGAGCAGAAATGCTCCAAATCAAAAGAGGAAGAGTACAACTTCGAGCTCTTGGGCAACAAGGGCTCATCCAAGGAGAAATGCACCGGACTATGACGAGCATGTCTTTCAGAGTCTAGAGGCACCCGTGCCATGGTCCATGTTCTCCTCAAAGCCCGTACTCATGGAGAAGTCGGTGGTAATTGAGGACTTCTCAAGGGTCCAACTGCTAGAGAAGTTTACAGCATTGG gtgTGACGGGAGCTAATGAGGAGGAAGTGGCTCTagaggaagatgatgaggaagatgaagaatatgtTCCCGAAGGGGATGAGGAGGAAGCAATGGAGGCTAAGGATCCCTCTTATGCAACACCACCTCCTCCAGGTGGAGCTTTTGATTTCCAAG TTTGGGTTGGCAAGAACAGAGCTGCCCCTCTTGATCCAGAGGAGATAGAGATGCTCATGGGATACCCTAAGCACCATACAAGAGGGGGTGGAACCAGTAGGACAGAGAGATTTAGATCTCTTGGAAATTCATTTCAG GTAGACACTGTTGCTTTCCATCTCTCAGTCCTGAAGAAGATGTTTCCACATGGTATTTCAgtactttctctcttttctggtATTGGGGGTGCCGAGGTAGCTTTGCATCGGCTTGGAATCCCTCTGAAGAATGTTGTGTCAGTAGAGATTTCAAACGTTAATAGGAACATTCTTCAGAGCTGGTGGGACCAAACaaatcaaaaaggaaatttGACCCATGTTGCCGATGTACAAAAGTTGAGCATTGATAGGTTGGAGGAGTTGATCAAATCACTTGGTGGGTTTGACCTTATAATTGGTGGGAGCCCCTGTAGCAATCTTACTGGCAGCAATAGGGTGAGCAGAGATGGGCTTCAGGGTGAGCAGTCTATTTTGTTCTATGAATATTTTCGTGTGTTAAATGATGTTAAGTTTTTGATGGGTTAA